A genomic region of Enterococcus sp. 12C11_DIV0727 contains the following coding sequences:
- a CDS encoding nucleoside deaminase: MTTKNQHVELLNRCIEISQNAREHGNTPFGALLADKEGNILLEQENIEITEKICTGHAETTLAAKASQKYSKEFLWECTLYTTAEPCAMCTGAIYWGNIGSIVYAMTEKRLLELTGDNEQNPTFDLPSKEILSHGQKNIQIIGPFPEVEQAAAAVHQGYWD, from the coding sequence ATGACGACAAAAAATCAGCACGTTGAATTATTGAACCGTTGTATTGAAATTTCGCAAAATGCTCGTGAACATGGAAATACGCCTTTTGGTGCATTATTGGCAGATAAAGAGGGGAATATTCTTTTAGAGCAGGAAAATATCGAAATCACAGAAAAAATCTGTACAGGTCATGCTGAGACAACGCTAGCAGCAAAAGCTTCTCAAAAGTACAGCAAAGAATTTCTATGGGAGTGTACTTTGTATACAACAGCAGAGCCTTGTGCAATGTGCACAGGAGCAATCTACTGGGGAAATATCGGTTCAATCGTGTACGCAATGACCGAAAAACGGTTATTAGAATTAACGGGTGATAATGAACAAAACCCAACCTTTGATTTACCATCAAAAGAAATACTAAGTCACGGGCAAAAAAATATTCAAATTATTGGGCCATTTCCAGAAGTTGAGCAAGCGGCAGCCGCTGTTCATCAAGGCTATTGGGATTGA
- a CDS encoding beta-glucoside-specific PTS transporter subunit IIABC, producing the protein MGKYHDLAQKIVDNVGGKENINSLTHCITRLRFKLKDESKANDDVLKNMDGVVTVMKSGGQYQVVIGNHVPAVYEDVVSIAGISADAEQESSGGNLFNRLIDILSGCFQPFLGALAAAGMVKGLNALLVFLKLYSATSGTYTMLNGIGDAIFYFMPVILGYTAARKFNLNPMVGIVIGASLCYPTVQGGALQAAFETTAGAGAAAPYSLLGLPAYTTFLGIPWVGAGYTSSVVPIIFIVAFAAQIQKLFKKLIPEVVQTFLVPFFVLLIALPIGFLVIGPIISMLTDLLSAGFQALMGFSPALYGVILGFFWQVLVIFGLHWSVVPLAIMQITQEGASQVLVGSFAASFAQTAVVMAMFFKLKDTKMKALCPPAIISGIFGVTEPAIYGITLPKKTPFIFSMIGAAVGGLYLMIKGVTSYTMGGLGIFGVLNFINGDDASGVVHSFVAILIAMVIGFALTFFFWKDSTVVEDITENKKAQKAIKEAVLSPVKGRVLPLSKASDQAFAQGALGKGILIEPTEGVVRAPFDGTVMTLFPTLHAIGLISDQGMELLIHIGMDTVQLDGNGFEARVAQGDKVKKGQVLVTFDIEAIKAAGYSVETPVIVTNTADYLDIVETQEREVTSSDTLITGLI; encoded by the coding sequence ATGGGAAAATATCATGATTTAGCACAGAAAATTGTTGATAACGTAGGTGGAAAAGAAAATATTAATAGTTTAACACATTGTATTACACGTCTGCGCTTTAAGTTGAAAGATGAATCAAAAGCAAATGATGATGTATTGAAAAACATGGATGGTGTTGTCACCGTAATGAAAAGTGGTGGACAATATCAAGTTGTCATTGGTAATCATGTACCAGCAGTTTATGAAGATGTTGTAAGCATTGCTGGGATTTCAGCTGATGCTGAACAAGAATCTTCTGGCGGTAATCTTTTCAATCGTTTAATTGATATTCTAAGTGGATGTTTCCAACCTTTCTTAGGAGCACTTGCTGCAGCTGGTATGGTAAAAGGTTTAAATGCTTTACTTGTTTTCTTGAAATTATATTCTGCTACTTCTGGAACTTATACAATGTTAAATGGCATTGGCGATGCGATCTTCTACTTCATGCCAGTGATTTTGGGGTATACAGCTGCTAGAAAATTCAATTTGAATCCGATGGTAGGGATTGTGATCGGTGCATCCCTTTGTTATCCAACAGTTCAAGGTGGCGCCTTACAAGCGGCTTTTGAAACGACTGCAGGAGCAGGAGCTGCTGCTCCTTATAGTTTATTGGGTTTACCTGCATATACTACGTTTTTAGGAATACCTTGGGTTGGTGCTGGATATACAAGTAGTGTAGTACCAATTATTTTCATTGTAGCGTTTGCAGCTCAAATCCAAAAGCTCTTCAAGAAACTTATTCCTGAAGTTGTTCAAACATTTTTGGTACCATTCTTTGTGCTATTGATTGCATTACCAATTGGCTTTTTAGTAATTGGTCCAATCATCAGTATGCTAACTGATTTACTAAGTGCTGGTTTCCAAGCGTTGATGGGCTTCTCACCTGCATTATATGGCGTTATTCTTGGCTTCTTCTGGCAAGTATTGGTTATTTTTGGTTTACATTGGAGTGTTGTGCCGCTTGCAATCATGCAAATCACTCAAGAAGGAGCAAGCCAAGTATTAGTGGGTTCTTTTGCTGCAAGTTTTGCACAGACTGCTGTAGTTATGGCGATGTTCTTTAAATTGAAAGACACAAAAATGAAAGCATTATGTCCACCAGCAATCATTTCAGGAATTTTTGGTGTAACTGAACCAGCAATCTATGGTATTACTTTACCTAAAAAGACACCATTCATTTTTTCAATGATCGGTGCTGCTGTAGGTGGATTATACTTGATGATCAAGGGTGTAACCTCTTATACAATGGGTGGTTTAGGTATTTTCGGAGTTCTAAACTTTATCAACGGTGACGATGCGAGTGGTGTTGTTCATTCATTTGTTGCTATTCTAATCGCAATGGTTATCGGTTTTGCATTAACATTCTTCTTCTGGAAAGATAGTACTGTCGTAGAAGACATAACAGAGAATAAAAAAGCACAAAAGGCAATCAAAGAAGCCGTTTTAAGTCCGGTTAAAGGTCGTGTATTACCATTAAGTAAAGCAAGTGATCAAGCCTTTGCTCAAGGTGCTTTAGGTAAAGGTATTTTGATTGAACCTACAGAAGGTGTGGTTAGAGCACCATTTGATGGAACTGTAATGACCTTGTTTCCAACGTTACATGCAATTGGTTTGATTTCAGATCAGGGGATGGAGCTATTGATTCATATCGGGATGGATACGGTTCAGCTAGATGGAAATGGTTTTGAAGCAAGAGTGGCTCAAGGAGACAAAGTTAAAAAAGGTCAAGTGTTAGTTACATTTGATATTGAAGCGATCAAAGCGGCTGGATATAGTGTGGAAACGCCAGTTATTGTGACAAATACAGCTGACTATTTAGATATTGTAGAAACGCAAGAGCGTGAAGTGACTTCAAGCGATACTTTAATTACTGGATTGATTTAA
- a CDS encoding DUF1003 domain-containing protein, with the protein MTKQNHNNTILLKNVEEEIRFFILKIRPDLTVDSKITFPELLNYRLDYIKQMISTDSGKMEELNETIVKSIKENTTITDKLNPPAEKKLTTGQKMADGIAKFGGSWPFIFIFIIVLATWIIINSTMIFFKPFDPYPYILLNLALSCLAAIQAPIIMMSQNRQEQRDRAEANNDYQINLKSEIEVNLLHEKMDYLIDSQWQHLVQMQNMQIELLGELQEQINELNDKK; encoded by the coding sequence ATGACAAAGCAAAATCATAACAACACAATACTGCTAAAAAATGTAGAAGAAGAAATTCGTTTTTTTATTCTTAAGATACGTCCAGATCTAACTGTCGATTCAAAAATTACTTTTCCTGAGCTACTAAACTATCGATTAGATTACATAAAACAGATGATATCAACTGATTCAGGAAAAATGGAAGAACTAAATGAAACAATCGTTAAAAGTATTAAAGAAAACACTACGATTACCGATAAACTAAATCCTCCAGCAGAAAAAAAGCTGACAACTGGGCAAAAAATGGCAGATGGGATTGCGAAGTTTGGTGGAAGTTGGCCGTTTATTTTCATTTTTATCATAGTATTAGCTACCTGGATCATCATTAATTCTACAATGATTTTTTTTAAACCATTTGATCCATATCCCTATATTTTACTTAATTTAGCGTTATCTTGCTTAGCTGCAATCCAAGCACCGATTATCATGATGAGTCAAAATAGGCAAGAGCAAAGGGATCGGGCCGAAGCAAATAACGATTATCAAATCAATTTGAAATCAGAAATAGAAGTCAATTTACTACATGAAAAAATGGATTATTTGATCGATAGCCAATGGCAACACTTAGTACAAATGCAGAACATGCAGATTGAGCTGTTAGGAGAACTACAGGAACAAATCAATGAATTAAATGATAAGAAATGA
- a CDS encoding cupin domain-containing protein, with the protein MLIKPSLPQEMTIFFDAENQPNENVQMGVVILQPGEKRPLEGFARHDQDEYSYVVSGEAHTILEDGQDLVGKPGDAQLIEAGEGHINYNDGEQAAVVVWMLVERL; encoded by the coding sequence ATGCTTATCAAGCCCTCATTGCCTCAAGAAATGACGATTTTCTTTGATGCAGAAAATCAACCAAATGAAAATGTTCAGATGGGTGTGGTAATCTTACAGCCAGGGGAGAAAAGACCATTAGAAGGATTCGCTAGACACGATCAAGATGAATATTCTTATGTGGTCTCAGGCGAAGCACACACTATTTTAGAAGACGGTCAGGATCTGGTAGGTAAACCTGGAGATGCCCAACTGATAGAAGCAGGAGAAGGACATATCAACTATAATGACGGGGAACAAGCGGCAGTTGTCGTTTGGATGTTAGTTGAGCGCCTATAA
- a CDS encoding winged helix-turn-helix domain-containing protein codes for MLIRQQKNKGEQHMYNVGFVILDNADEQNYIDSLKCTQLNVHPINKEEVAETIANYDGIIINEKYMHNIGVICESIILLKKQSNPFVWVISERMNKMNHIVYLQLGVDGILDNKSDSEEHKLLMINAFNRYNQTFSTMEKTVKSECDTTELQLRPCNFSVLLNGKEINLTKLEFKTIEFLQTQQGIAVSYEDIYRNVWENEGADKQYRVSNLIFHLRQKIETDAAHPKFIKTVRSKGYKLAL; via the coding sequence ATGCTGATTAGACAACAAAAAAATAAAGGGGAACAACATATGTACAACGTAGGATTTGTGATACTAGACAATGCAGATGAACAAAATTACATAGATTCGTTGAAATGTACTCAGCTAAATGTGCATCCAATCAACAAAGAAGAAGTAGCTGAAACAATAGCAAATTACGATGGAATTATTATTAATGAAAAATATATGCACAATATTGGTGTAATTTGTGAATCAATCATTCTATTAAAGAAACAATCTAATCCGTTTGTTTGGGTGATTTCAGAACGTATGAATAAAATGAATCATATTGTTTATTTGCAACTTGGTGTTGATGGAATACTAGATAACAAATCGGACTCAGAAGAACATAAACTCTTAATGATAAATGCATTTAATAGATATAATCAGACATTTTCAACTATGGAAAAGACAGTAAAAAGTGAATGTGATACTACGGAACTCCAATTACGTCCATGTAATTTTAGTGTCTTATTGAATGGGAAAGAAATCAACTTAACAAAATTAGAGTTCAAAACAATTGAGTTTTTACAAACACAGCAAGGCATTGCAGTTTCGTATGAAGATATTTATAGAAATGTTTGGGAAAACGAAGGGGCTGACAAACAGTATCGCGTGTCTAATTTGATTTTTCACTTAAGACAAAAAATCGAAACCGATGCGGCACATCCTAAATTTATTAAAACAGTACGTTCCAAAGGTTACAAGTTAGCACTATAA
- a CDS encoding histidine phosphatase family protein, with product MKKAVKLLGVLMLGLLVVAGCGNGNAKKEEASAAKKAPEELTLYIVRHGKTMLNTTDRVQGWSDAVLTKAGEEVVTAAGVGLKDIEFQNAYSSDSGRAIQTANLIVKESEKSSDLKVITDERLREFNFGTYEGDLNHTMWQDIADDQGVTLEEFMKNMTPESFANSVAKLDAKNVEEAKVNWPAEDYKTITTRLKAGLDDIVEKEMKNEGSGNVLIASHGLSISALLATLFDDYKIPEGGLKNASVCTVKYKDGKYTLDKVNDLSYVEAGKTK from the coding sequence ATGAAAAAAGCAGTAAAACTGTTAGGTGTTTTAATGTTAGGTTTATTAGTAGTTGCAGGATGCGGTAATGGCAATGCTAAAAAAGAGGAAGCATCAGCTGCTAAAAAAGCACCAGAAGAATTAACCTTGTATATTGTCCGTCATGGGAAAACAATGCTTAATACAACTGATCGTGTTCAAGGTTGGTCAGATGCAGTCTTAACGAAAGCTGGTGAAGAAGTCGTCACAGCGGCAGGAGTTGGCCTAAAAGATATTGAGTTTCAAAATGCATACAGTAGTGATAGCGGTCGAGCGATTCAAACAGCCAATTTGATTGTAAAAGAAAGTGAAAAATCATCAGATTTAAAAGTTATTACGGATGAACGTTTAAGAGAATTTAACTTCGGCACCTATGAAGGTGATTTGAATCACACTATGTGGCAAGATATTGCAGACGATCAAGGCGTTACGCTAGAAGAATTCATGAAAAATATGACACCAGAATCATTTGCCAATAGTGTGGCAAAATTGGATGCTAAAAATGTAGAAGAAGCGAAAGTCAATTGGCCCGCTGAAGACTACAAAACGATCACTACACGATTGAAAGCTGGGCTAGATGATATTGTTGAAAAAGAAATGAAAAACGAAGGTTCAGGTAATGTACTGATTGCCTCTCATGGACTAAGTATTTCAGCACTGTTAGCAACATTATTTGACGATTATAAAATTCCAGAAGGTGGCTTGAAGAACGCCAGTGTTTGTACTGTAAAATATAAAGATGGAAAATATACGTTAGATAAAGTCAATGATTTAAGTTATGTGGAAGCAGGGAAAACTAAATAG
- the licT gene encoding BglG family transcription antiterminator LicT, whose protein sequence is MIIQKILNNNVVITLDDHKQEQIVMGRGIAFKKKVGDFVPEAMVDQVFRLANQDTSLKFQELLGDLPMEVMQLSDEIIKYAKTKLGRKLNDTIFISLTDHLHTALERMRQGIEVKNFLLWDIKRFFSDEYFIGTKAIEMVKEKFDVQLPEDEAGFIALHLVNAEMDEEVGNVYELTKIMQEITNIVKYHFKTTFNEDSVYFYRFSTHLKFFAYRLLNHKEFHDEDDGELYEVIKKKYCNAYTCVNKIGHFLTESYAYTISKEEKMYLIIHISRVIQTNS, encoded by the coding sequence ATGATTATTCAAAAAATTTTGAATAATAATGTTGTGATTACGTTGGATGACCATAAACAAGAGCAAATTGTTATGGGACGTGGTATAGCGTTCAAAAAAAAAGTTGGAGATTTTGTTCCAGAGGCAATGGTAGATCAAGTATTTCGATTAGCCAATCAAGATACATCACTGAAGTTCCAAGAATTGCTAGGAGATCTTCCCATGGAGGTAATGCAGCTTTCAGATGAAATTATCAAGTATGCCAAAACTAAGCTTGGAAGGAAGTTAAATGATACAATCTTTATTTCTTTAACTGACCATCTTCATACAGCGCTAGAAAGAATGCGACAAGGAATTGAAGTGAAGAACTTTTTATTATGGGATATCAAACGTTTTTTTTCAGATGAATATTTTATTGGTACTAAAGCAATTGAAATGGTCAAAGAAAAATTTGACGTTCAATTACCAGAGGATGAAGCTGGCTTTATTGCATTACACTTAGTTAATGCAGAGATGGATGAAGAAGTAGGGAACGTTTATGAGCTGACAAAAATCATGCAAGAAATCACGAATATCGTGAAGTATCATTTCAAAACTACCTTCAATGAAGATTCTGTTTATTTTTATCGTTTTAGTACTCATTTAAAATTTTTTGCTTATCGTCTATTAAATCATAAAGAATTTCACGATGAAGATGATGGAGAATTATACGAAGTAATCAAAAAAAAGTATTGTAATGCTTACACTTGTGTAAATAAAATTGGTCATTTTTTGACGGAAAGTTATGCTTATACTATTTCTAAGGAAGAGAAAATGTATTTGATTATTCATATCTCGCGAGTAATACAGACAAATAGTTAG
- a CDS encoding GrpB family protein has translation MSRKIEVIPPQKIWLKQFEQEKSLLEEIFTKQIIAIHHIGSTAIKNIQAKPVIDILLVVKKIQNIDNYNQVMTKNGYECLGENGLLGRRFFSKGGDNRSHHLHIFQDGNPEILRHLLFRDFMNSHVEAAKTYSQLKIELANKFPEDIESYSAGKDEFIKNIDQQAEKWNAARSEQL, from the coding sequence ATGAGTAGAAAAATTGAGGTGATACCACCTCAGAAAATTTGGTTAAAGCAATTTGAACAAGAAAAAAGCCTCTTAGAAGAAATTTTTACGAAGCAAATAATCGCTATCCATCATATTGGCAGTACAGCAATCAAAAATATCCAAGCAAAACCTGTTATCGACATCTTATTAGTTGTGAAAAAGATTCAAAACATCGACAATTACAATCAGGTGATGACTAAAAACGGATATGAGTGTCTAGGTGAAAATGGTCTTTTAGGTCGACGTTTTTTCAGTAAAGGTGGAGATAATAGAAGTCACCATCTCCATATTTTTCAAGATGGAAATCCAGAAATTTTACGGCATTTGTTATTTAGAGACTTTATGAATAGCCATGTGGAGGCTGCAAAAACCTACAGTCAACTAAAAATAGAATTAGCCAATAAATTTCCAGAGGATATTGAATCATATAGTGCTGGTAAAGATGAATTTATTAAGAATATCGATCAACAAGCAGAAAAATGGAATGCTGCCCGGAGTGAACAGCTTTAG
- a CDS encoding peptide ABC transporter substrate-binding protein, producing MKKVIKPFIGLTLVVMFVSGCSGSTKTKETQETKPLNLMSPSELTTLDTSVMLDFPDAIVQTAAFEGLYALDDKDQLIPAAAKALPEISEDGKTYTIKLRDDAKWSNDDPVTAADFEYAWKKMIDPKNGFVYSFLVVDTILNAEEISAGNKPVAELGVKALDNHTLEVKLKEAKPYFTSVLAFPTFFPQNQKFVEKMGADYGTTSENVVYNGPFVVENWKQTDLNWDLKKNEKYWDQSNVKSDKIHYEVVKEASTALNLFEDGQLDVATVTGELAKQNQSNPDYHSYPTATMNYIRLNQKRKDKDTPLENENLRKALALGIDKENLVNNIIADGSKPLYGAVTEGFVSNPETGVDFRKEAGDLMMYNKEEALKYWELAKKELGDNITLDLMITDDGSYKKMGESLQGSLEKLFSGLTINVTALPTETALNLSRESDYDMFLIYWTPDYQDPISTLNMLRTGNDRNYSNAKYDELLDDASQKYATDLEKRWETLIAAEKEGIENTAGMIIISQNQQSVLQGEQVKGLNYHTFAAPLTLKNVYKETK from the coding sequence ATGAAAAAAGTAATTAAACCGTTCATTGGACTAACATTAGTCGTGATGTTCGTTTCGGGATGTTCAGGCAGTACAAAAACAAAAGAAACACAGGAAACAAAACCATTAAATTTAATGTCGCCTTCAGAGCTGACGACATTAGATACATCCGTAATGCTAGATTTTCCAGATGCGATCGTGCAAACAGCAGCGTTTGAAGGTTTGTACGCATTAGATGATAAAGATCAATTAATTCCAGCAGCCGCAAAAGCACTGCCAGAAATTTCTGAGGATGGTAAAACGTATACAATCAAATTAAGAGATGATGCCAAGTGGAGCAATGATGACCCTGTAACAGCTGCAGATTTTGAATATGCTTGGAAAAAAATGATCGATCCTAAAAATGGGTTCGTTTATAGCTTTTTAGTGGTTGATACGATCTTAAATGCGGAAGAGATCTCCGCTGGTAACAAGCCGGTAGCTGAGCTTGGTGTAAAAGCCCTTGACAATCACACGTTGGAAGTAAAATTAAAAGAAGCAAAACCATATTTCACTTCAGTTCTTGCTTTTCCAACTTTTTTCCCGCAAAATCAAAAATTTGTTGAGAAAATGGGTGCAGACTACGGAACAACTAGTGAGAACGTTGTTTATAATGGCCCATTTGTTGTAGAAAATTGGAAACAAACTGACTTGAACTGGGATCTAAAGAAAAACGAAAAATATTGGGATCAGTCAAATGTGAAATCTGATAAAATCCATTATGAGGTAGTCAAAGAAGCATCGACTGCGTTGAATTTATTTGAAGATGGACAGCTGGATGTGGCAACAGTTACAGGTGAACTTGCCAAACAAAATCAAAGCAATCCTGATTATCACTCCTATCCAACTGCAACGATGAACTATATTCGGTTAAATCAAAAACGCAAGGACAAAGATACGCCGCTAGAAAATGAAAACCTAAGAAAAGCTTTAGCTCTTGGAATCGATAAAGAAAACTTAGTCAATAATATTATCGCAGATGGTTCAAAGCCGCTATATGGTGCAGTTACTGAAGGGTTTGTCAGCAATCCTGAAACAGGTGTGGATTTCAGAAAAGAAGCTGGCGATTTGATGATGTACAATAAAGAGGAGGCCCTAAAATATTGGGAATTAGCCAAAAAAGAATTAGGAGATAACATTACTTTAGATTTAATGATCACAGATGATGGCTCGTATAAAAAAATGGGTGAAAGTCTTCAAGGAAGTCTAGAAAAACTATTTTCAGGATTAACGATCAATGTTACAGCGTTACCTACGGAGACAGCATTGAATCTTAGCCGAGAAAGTGACTACGATATGTTCTTGATTTATTGGACACCAGATTATCAAGACCCAATTTCAACATTGAATATGCTGCGGACAGGAAACGATCGTAATTATTCAAATGCGAAATATGACGAGTTATTAGATGATGCTTCACAAAAATACGCTACTGATTTAGAAAAACGTTGGGAAACACTGATTGCAGCTGAAAAAGAAGGCATTGAAAATACGGCAGGAATGATAATTATCAGCCAAAATCAGCAATCTGTTTTACAGGGTGAACAAGTCAAAGGGTTGAATTATCATACTTTTGCAGCACCGTTGACACTAAAAAACGTTTATAAAGAAACAAAATAA
- a CDS encoding 6-phospho-beta-glucosidase, whose translation MSFRKDFLWGGATAANQCEGGYNEGGRGLANVDLAPVGPDRFPVITGEKKMFHFDEEHFYPAQNAIDMYHRYQEDIALFGEMGFKTYRLSIAWSRIFPLGDETEPNEEGLKFYEDLFKECRKHNIEPLVTITHFDCPMHLVEKYGAWRSRELVGFYENLCNVIFNRYKGLVKYWLTFNEINMILHAPFMGAGLYFEEGENKEQVKYQAAHHELLASAIATKIAHEVDPENQVGCMLAAGTNYAYTCKPEDVWAARKADRENFFFIDVQSRGEYPAYALKELEREGIELPIEDGDLELLKEHTVDFISFSYYSSRVQSTDPAVNEQTAGNIFASVKNPYLEASEWGWQIDPLGLRTTMNDLYDRYQKPLFIVENGLGAVDTPDENGNVIDDYRIEYLAAHIQAMKDAVELDGVDLLGYTTWGCIDLVSAGTGEMKKRYGFIYVDRDNEGNGTLKRSKKKSFDWYKKVIATNGEDLTNA comes from the coding sequence ATGTCATTTAGAAAAGACTTTTTATGGGGCGGCGCAACCGCAGCGAATCAATGTGAAGGGGGCTATAACGAAGGTGGTCGCGGCTTAGCGAACGTAGATTTAGCACCAGTCGGACCAGATCGTTTTCCAGTGATCACTGGCGAGAAAAAAATGTTTCATTTTGATGAAGAACATTTTTATCCAGCACAAAATGCGATCGATATGTACCACCGTTATCAAGAAGATATTGCCTTGTTTGGCGAAATGGGCTTTAAAACCTATCGTTTATCGATTGCGTGGAGTCGTATTTTCCCATTAGGTGATGAAACAGAGCCAAATGAAGAAGGCTTGAAATTCTATGAAGATTTGTTCAAAGAATGCCGCAAACATAACATTGAGCCTCTTGTAACGATCACTCACTTTGATTGTCCAATGCATTTAGTGGAAAAATATGGCGCATGGCGCAGTCGTGAGTTGGTTGGCTTTTACGAGAACCTATGTAACGTGATTTTCAATCGTTATAAAGGCTTGGTTAAATATTGGTTGACATTCAATGAAATCAATATGATCTTACACGCACCTTTTATGGGCGCAGGTCTTTATTTTGAAGAAGGCGAGAACAAAGAACAAGTGAAATATCAAGCGGCACATCATGAATTATTAGCAAGTGCGATCGCAACGAAAATTGCGCATGAAGTTGATCCTGAAAACCAAGTCGGCTGTATGTTAGCGGCAGGAACCAACTATGCTTACACTTGTAAACCAGAAGACGTTTGGGCAGCTCGTAAAGCGGATCGCGAAAACTTCTTCTTTATCGATGTTCAGTCGCGTGGGGAATACCCTGCGTATGCGTTGAAAGAATTAGAACGTGAAGGCATCGAATTGCCAATTGAAGACGGTGATTTAGAATTATTGAAAGAACACACAGTAGACTTTATTTCATTCTCATACTACTCATCACGTGTTCAATCAACTGATCCAGCAGTTAACGAACAAACAGCCGGTAATATCTTTGCCTCAGTGAAGAATCCTTATTTAGAAGCAAGTGAATGGGGCTGGCAGATTGATCCGCTAGGCTTACGGACAACGATGAACGACTTGTATGACCGTTACCAAAAACCATTGTTTATCGTGGAAAACGGCTTAGGTGCGGTGGATACACCAGACGAAAATGGCAACGTGATTGATGATTACCGGATCGAATATCTAGCGGCGCACATCCAAGCAATGAAAGACGCAGTAGAACTTGATGGCGTCGATTTACTAGGCTATACAACGTGGGGCTGTATCGATTTAGTGTCAGCTGGAACAGGGGAAATGAAAAAACGTTATGGTTTTATCTATGTGGATCGTGACAACGAAGGCAATGGCACTTTGAAACGTTCGAAGAAAAAATCATTTGACTGGTATAAAAAAGTTATTGCGACTAATGGAGAAGATTTAACGAACGCATAA
- a CDS encoding tyrosine-protein phosphatase: MVTITNFRDIGGIKNKEGKQVKKDVFLRSGELSKLTKEDEQRLETTYRLGKIIDLRSEAEVEERPDMSVPKTEYIHIDILEDIQDEGASISDFVKIGSPEKSASYMEKLYADIALNTTAQKGYNKFFEEILALQQQESILFHCFAGKDRTGIAALLVLETLGVPRAAIYQDYLLTNELRKKENAEILEQAKKADLEAQNLEALHVALNVDSRYLDNFYQTVEAQYGDISTYLKQAINIDKVTKDTLNQRFLLD; encoded by the coding sequence ATGGTAACTATTACAAATTTTCGTGATATTGGCGGTATTAAAAACAAAGAAGGAAAACAAGTTAAAAAAGACGTTTTTCTAAGATCAGGTGAATTATCTAAACTTACAAAAGAAGATGAACAACGTTTAGAAACAACCTATCGTTTAGGCAAAATCATTGATTTAAGAAGTGAAGCAGAAGTAGAAGAAAGACCAGATATGTCTGTTCCAAAAACAGAGTACATCCATATCGACATTTTAGAAGATATCCAAGATGAAGGAGCTTCAATCAGTGACTTTGTCAAAATTGGTTCTCCAGAAAAATCAGCATCCTACATGGAAAAATTATACGCGGATATTGCATTGAACACGACTGCTCAAAAAGGATACAACAAATTTTTTGAAGAGATTTTAGCGTTACAGCAACAAGAAAGTATTTTATTTCACTGTTTTGCAGGGAAAGACCGCACTGGGATTGCTGCATTATTAGTATTGGAAACGTTAGGCGTACCGAGAGCGGCGATTTATCAAGATTATTTATTAACAAATGAGTTACGAAAAAAAGAAAATGCGGAAATTTTAGAACAAGCAAAAAAAGCTGACTTAGAAGCACAAAATTTAGAAGCTTTACATGTAGCTTTGAATGTGGATAGTCGTTATTTAGATAACTTTTATCAGACGGTGGAAGCGCAATATGGTGATATCTCAACCTATTTAAAACAAGCAATCAACATTGACAAAGTGACGAAAGATACATTGAATCAACGCTTTCTTTTAGATTAA